Proteins encoded in a region of the Malaciobacter mytili LMG 24559 genome:
- the moaC gene encoding cyclic pyranopterin monophosphate synthase MoaC encodes MNLTHLDDKNRPKMVDVSDKNDTTRVAVASGQISMSQEAFEAIISNNTKKGPVLQTAVIAAIMGTKKTSELIPMCHPLLLSGINCDIEELPKLPGFKLYVTAKLTGQTGVEMEALTGVSIGLLTIYDMVKAIDKSMIISNVQLEHKSGGKSGDFNRENLN; translated from the coding sequence TTGAACTTAACACACTTAGATGATAAAAATAGACCAAAGATGGTTGATGTTTCTGATAAAAATGATACAACAAGAGTTGCAGTAGCCTCTGGACAAATCTCTATGAGCCAAGAAGCATTTGAGGCTATTATAAGTAATAATACAAAAAAAGGTCCAGTATTACAAACAGCTGTAATTGCAGCAATTATGGGAACTAAAAAAACAAGTGAACTAATCCCTATGTGTCATCCTTTATTATTAAGTGGAATAAATTGTGATATTGAAGAACTTCCAAAATTGCCTGGATTTAAGCTTTATGTTACTGCTAAACTTACGGGGCAAACTGGAGTTGAGATGGAGGCTTTAACAGGGGTTAGTATAGGTTTACTTACTATTTATGATATGGTAAAAGCAATAGATAAATCTATGATTATTTCAAATGTTCAATTAGAACATAAGTCTGGTGGGAAAAGTGGTGATTTTAATAGAGAAAATTTAAATTAA
- the rpsU gene encoding 30S ribosomal protein S21, with amino-acid sequence MPGIKVKETESFDEAYRRFKKQCDRNLIVTEARARRFFEPMTEIRKKQKISARKKMLKRLYMLRRYESRL; translated from the coding sequence GTGCCTGGCATTAAAGTAAAAGAAACTGAATCTTTTGACGAAGCTTATAGAAGATTTAAAAAGCAATGTGACAGAAACCTTATCGTTACTGAAGCAAGAGCTAGAAGATTTTTCGAGCCAATGACAGAAATTAGAAAAAAACAAAAAATTTCTGCTAGAAAGAAAATGCTTAAAAGATTATATATGCTTAGAAGATACGAGTCAAGATTATAA
- a CDS encoding HP0495 family protein, translated as MIDLSKETLALNYPCTWIYKLVCHHEKDIKEIVVDVLKTREHSVKESKTSSKGKYKSYSLELLVHNEDDRKELYKLLSDHEHIKMII; from the coding sequence ATGATTGATTTAAGTAAAGAGACTTTAGCATTAAATTATCCTTGTACTTGGATATATAAATTAGTATGTCATCATGAAAAAGATATTAAAGAGATTGTAGTAGATGTACTAAAAACAAGAGAGCATAGTGTAAAAGAATCAAAAACAAGTTCTAAAGGAAAATATAAAAGTTATTCTTTAGAGTTATTAGTTCACAATGAAGATGATAGAAAAGAGCTATATAAGCTTTTAAGTGATCATGAACATATTAAAATGATTATATGA